One Massilia sp. 9096 genomic window carries:
- a CDS encoding alpha/beta fold hydrolase: protein MSNSKIKGWQAGALAAGLGLAASFLYVRAKTKEAEADNPPPGRFVTVDGVRLHYVERGQGPVLVLIHGNGVYGSDFEASGLLERAAEHYRVIVFDRPGFGYSERPRARLWTPQAQARLLHHALQQIGVDSAIVLGHSIGTLVALSMALDVPGFVRGLVLLSGYYYPSLRPDVPLFALPALPLIGDLMRYTVSPISARMLWRPLTKAMFAPLPVPERFRELPVWMMLRPKQVRAASADNTLMIPAALALSKRYGELKVPVVIVSGTQDRVVDPGHNSERLNERLQNGASGSELRLQPGVGHMTHYAHPEQVLEAIEDIAGRAGAPVSLRDPQAEARARASESGT, encoded by the coding sequence GTGAGCAATTCGAAGATCAAGGGCTGGCAAGCCGGCGCGCTGGCGGCCGGGCTCGGCCTGGCGGCCTCATTCCTGTACGTGCGCGCGAAAACCAAGGAGGCGGAAGCCGATAACCCGCCGCCTGGCCGCTTCGTGACCGTCGACGGCGTGCGCCTGCACTACGTCGAGCGTGGCCAGGGCCCGGTGCTGGTGCTGATCCACGGTAATGGCGTGTACGGCAGCGACTTCGAAGCCAGCGGCCTGCTCGAGCGCGCGGCCGAGCATTACCGCGTGATCGTGTTCGACCGCCCCGGCTTCGGCTACAGCGAGCGCCCACGTGCGCGCCTGTGGACGCCGCAAGCCCAGGCGCGCCTGCTGCACCATGCGCTGCAGCAGATCGGCGTCGACAGCGCGATCGTGCTCGGCCATTCGATCGGCACGCTGGTGGCGCTGTCGATGGCGCTCGACGTGCCCGGTTTCGTGCGCGGCCTCGTGCTGCTGTCCGGCTATTACTATCCGAGCTTGCGGCCGGACGTGCCGCTGTTCGCGCTGCCCGCGCTGCCGCTGATCGGCGACCTGATGCGGTACACGGTATCGCCGATCAGCGCGCGCATGCTGTGGCGTCCGCTCACCAAGGCGATGTTCGCGCCGCTGCCGGTGCCGGAACGCTTCCGCGAGCTGCCGGTGTGGATGATGCTGCGGCCCAAGCAGGTGCGCGCGGCGTCGGCCGACAACACGCTGATGATTCCGGCCGCGCTGGCGCTGTCCAAGCGCTACGGTGAGCTGAAGGTGCCGGTCGTGATTGTCAGCGGGACGCAGGACCGGGTGGTCGACCCAGGCCACAACAGCGAGCGGCTGAACGAAAGGCTGCAAAACGGTGCGAGCGGCAGCGAACTGCGCCTGCAGCCGGGCGTGGGGCACATGACGCATTACGCCCATCCTGAACAGGTGCTGGAGGCGATCGAAGACATCGCCGGGCGCGCGGGGGCGCCGGTGAGTTTGCGCGATCCACAAGCGGAGGCGCGGGCAAGGGCGAGCGAGAGCGGCACCTGA
- a CDS encoding LD-carboxypeptidase, whose amino-acid sequence MIPQHIVKRLGIALVAPGSYAPEPEAIPRGIARLEPRGILVRNYYDHDARHQRFGATDEVRLARLNAATDDPDVQVVMAIRGAYGMTRLLPHLDYEKMAASGKIFVGFSDVTALHMALYAKAGALSYAGPMFVSDIGVRDPVDFTLEDFLHCLAGPTHTLEGRGTGNPALDVSGTAWGGNLAMVVSLMGTDYFPRIDGGILYLEDIAEHPFRVERMMLQLMQGGVLQRQRAVVLGDFSGYRLGPNDNGYNFDEMLAYLRATLPCPVLTGLEFGHIARHVTIPFGAQARLVSDGDAWRMTLSDYPTVRIA is encoded by the coding sequence GTGATTCCCCAACACATCGTCAAGCGCCTTGGTATCGCCCTGGTCGCGCCCGGCAGTTACGCGCCCGAACCCGAAGCCATCCCGCGCGGCATCGCCCGCCTCGAACCCCGCGGCATCCTGGTCCGCAACTACTACGACCATGACGCCCGCCACCAGCGCTTTGGCGCCACCGACGAAGTCCGCCTGGCCCGGCTGAACGCAGCCACGGACGACCCCGACGTGCAGGTGGTGATGGCGATCCGCGGCGCCTACGGCATGACGCGCCTGCTGCCGCACCTCGATTACGAGAAAATGGCGGCCAGCGGCAAGATCTTCGTGGGTTTTTCGGATGTGACGGCCTTGCACATGGCCCTGTACGCGAAGGCCGGCGCCCTGAGCTATGCCGGCCCGATGTTCGTCAGCGACATCGGCGTGCGCGATCCGGTCGATTTCACGCTCGAGGATTTCCTGCACTGCCTGGCCGGCCCTACCCACACGCTCGAAGGGCGGGGCACGGGCAACCCGGCGCTCGACGTATCCGGCACCGCCTGGGGCGGCAACCTGGCGATGGTCGTGTCGCTGATGGGCACCGACTATTTTCCGCGCATCGACGGCGGCATTCTGTACCTGGAAGACATCGCCGAACACCCGTTCCGGGTCGAGCGCATGATGCTGCAGCTGATGCAGGGCGGCGTGCTGCAGCGCCAGCGCGCCGTCGTGCTGGGCGATTTTTCCGGCTACCGGCTGGGGCCGAACGACAACGGCTACAACTTCGACGAGATGCTGGCCTACCTGCGCGCGACGCTGCCGTGCCCGGTGCTGACCGGCCTGGAGTTCGGCCACATCGCGCGCCACGTGACGATCCCGTTCGGTGCGCAGGCGCGCCTGGTGTCGGACGGCGATGCCTGGCGCATGACGCTGTCGGACTACCCGACCGTACGCATCGCCTGA
- a CDS encoding ABC-F family ATPase, whose amino-acid sequence MLSTANITMQFGAKPLFENISVKFGDGNRYGLIGANGCGKSTFMKILGGDLEPSGGNVSLDPGERLGKLRQDQFAYEDVRVLDVVMMGHTELWDAIRERDAIYANPEATDEDYMKAAELEGKVAEYDGYSAEARAGELLLGLGIGTDLHQGLMSAVAPGWKLRVLLAQALFSDPDILLLDEPTNNLDIHTISWLGDMLNQRNSTMIIISHDRHFLNSVCSHVADMDYGTLKVYPGNYDDYMEASTQARNQQLANNAKAKEKVAELQEFVRRFSANKSKARQATSRAKQIDKIKIEEFKPSSRAYPFVRFEGEKKLHRLAVETEGLSKSYDRTLFKNFSIMVEAGERIAIIGANGAGKTTLLRCIGSQPISGMDADTGRVKWAENANPGYMPQDPTEEFATDANLTDWMGQWTKEGDDDQAVRSILGRLLFGGDEVKKSVRVLSGGEKGRMMYGKLMLGRHNVLLMDEPTNHMDMESIESLNVALDKYAGTLIFVSHDREFVSSLATRILEVKEDGVVDFRGNYEDYLKSQGLN is encoded by the coding sequence GTGCTTAGTACAGCCAACATCACGATGCAGTTCGGCGCGAAGCCGCTGTTCGAAAACATTTCCGTCAAATTCGGCGACGGCAACCGTTACGGCCTGATCGGCGCCAACGGCTGCGGCAAGTCGACGTTCATGAAGATCCTGGGCGGCGACCTCGAGCCGTCCGGCGGCAACGTCTCGCTCGATCCGGGCGAGCGTCTCGGCAAGCTGCGCCAGGACCAGTTCGCCTACGAAGACGTGCGCGTGCTGGACGTGGTCATGATGGGCCACACCGAGCTGTGGGACGCGATCCGCGAGCGCGATGCGATCTACGCCAACCCGGAAGCGACCGACGAAGACTACATGAAAGCGGCCGAGCTCGAAGGCAAGGTCGCCGAGTACGACGGCTACTCGGCAGAAGCGCGCGCCGGCGAGCTGCTGCTCGGCCTGGGCATCGGCACCGATCTGCACCAGGGCCTGATGAGCGCCGTGGCGCCGGGCTGGAAGCTGCGCGTGCTGCTGGCGCAGGCGCTGTTCTCGGATCCGGACATCCTGCTGCTGGACGAGCCGACCAACAACCTGGACATCCACACGATCTCCTGGCTGGGCGACATGCTGAACCAGCGCAACTCGACGATGATCATCATCTCGCACGACCGCCACTTCCTGAACTCGGTCTGCTCCCACGTCGCCGACATGGACTATGGCACGCTGAAGGTCTATCCGGGCAACTACGACGACTACATGGAAGCGTCGACCCAGGCGCGCAACCAGCAGCTGGCCAACAATGCCAAGGCCAAGGAAAAGGTCGCCGAACTGCAGGAATTCGTGCGCCGCTTCTCGGCCAACAAGTCCAAGGCACGCCAGGCGACCTCGCGCGCCAAGCAGATCGACAAGATCAAGATCGAGGAATTCAAGCCGTCCTCGCGCGCCTATCCGTTCGTGCGCTTCGAGGGCGAGAAGAAGCTGCACCGCCTTGCCGTCGAGACCGAGGGCCTGAGCAAATCGTACGACCGGACCCTGTTCAAGAACTTCTCGATCATGGTCGAAGCCGGCGAGCGCATCGCCATCATCGGCGCCAACGGTGCCGGTAAAACCACGCTGCTGCGCTGCATCGGCAGCCAGCCGATCAGCGGCATGGACGCCGACACCGGCCGCGTCAAGTGGGCCGAGAACGCCAACCCGGGCTACATGCCGCAGGATCCGACCGAGGAATTCGCCACCGACGCCAACCTGACCGACTGGATGGGCCAGTGGACCAAGGAAGGCGACGACGACCAGGCCGTGCGTTCGATCCTGGGCCGCCTGCTGTTCGGCGGCGACGAAGTCAAGAAGTCGGTGCGCGTGCTGTCCGGCGGCGAAAAGGGCCGCATGATGTACGGCAAGCTGATGCTGGGCCGCCACAACGTGCTGCTGATGGACGAGCCGACCAACCACATGGACATGGAATCGATCGAATCGCTCAACGTGGCGCTGGATAAATATGCCGGCACCTTGATCTTCGTCTCGCACGACCGCGAATTCGTGTCCTCGCTGGCCACGCGCATCCTCGAAGTCAAGGAAGACGGCGTGGTCGACTTCCGGGGCAATTACGAGGATTACCTGAAGAGCCAGGGTCTGAATTAA
- the tadA gene encoding tRNA adenosine(34) deaminase TadA encodes MPESPELPRLPDLPTPTDLPAGFDAQPSAADATYMGLALQEARKAWAAGEVPVGAVVVKDGEVIATGFNQPIGRHDPTAHAEIVALRAAADKLGNYRLPGCELYVTLEPCAMCSGAMMHARLARVVYAALDPKTGVCGSVLDLFALEQLNHHTEVVGGVLAGDASAMLKAFFAERRAAARNPVRTPDLP; translated from the coding sequence ATGCCTGAGTCGCCAGAGCTGCCTCGGCTGCCCGACCTGCCCACGCCGACCGACCTCCCGGCCGGCTTCGATGCGCAGCCGTCCGCGGCCGATGCGACCTACATGGGCCTGGCCCTGCAGGAAGCGCGCAAGGCCTGGGCGGCCGGCGAGGTGCCGGTCGGCGCGGTGGTGGTCAAGGACGGCGAAGTCATCGCCACCGGTTTCAACCAGCCGATCGGACGGCATGATCCGACGGCGCACGCCGAAATCGTCGCGCTGCGCGCCGCCGCCGACAAGCTCGGCAATTACCGCCTGCCGGGCTGCGAACTGTACGTGACGCTGGAGCCATGCGCCATGTGTTCCGGCGCGATGATGCACGCCCGCCTGGCGCGTGTGGTGTACGCCGCGCTCGACCCCAAGACCGGCGTGTGCGGCTCGGTGCTCGACCTGTTCGCGCTCGAGCAACTGAACCACCACACCGAAGTGGTCGGCGGCGTGCTGGCCGGCGACGCCTCGGCGATGCTCAAGGCCTTCTTCGCGGAACGCCGCGCGGCCGCCCGCAACCCGGTGCGCACGCCAGACCTGCCGTAG
- the nadB gene encoding L-aspartate oxidase: MKFDVAIVGSGLAGLSVALHLAQTRKVAIISKRELLDGASNWAQGGIAAVLDSGDTHDQHVADTLVAGAGLCDEAATRTIVEHGREAIEWLIEQGVPFTRDDSAELGFHLTREGGHSQRRIIHAADATGHAVQVTLEQKVRAHPNITLFEHHCAIDVITSDKLTPTGVHGGAPSLVGQPRCHGIYVQDEQSGKVLTFEAEHTVLATGGAGKVYLYTTNPDTSTGDGIAMAWRAGCRVSNMEFIQFHPTCLYHPYAKSFLISEAVRGEGGLLKLPPEAGTAGGTRFMPAHDERGELAPRDVVARAIDFEMKKRGLDYVHLDISHQSPAFIKEHFPTIYARCLEFGIDITREPIPVVPAVHFTCGGVVTDLAGRTDIPGLYAVGETAYTGLHGANRLASNSLLECLVVGRACAQQIAASPRVDSPRLPAWDESRVTNADEEVVIAHNWDELRRFMWNYVGIVRTTKRLERAKHRIKLLKEEIDEYYRNFRVTNDLLELRNLVEVAELIVRSALSRRESRGLHYSRDYPDTLPKALPSVLTPRRRN, encoded by the coding sequence ATGAAATTCGACGTAGCTATCGTGGGCAGCGGCCTGGCAGGCCTCTCGGTCGCCCTGCACCTGGCGCAAACGCGCAAGGTCGCCATCATTTCGAAACGTGAACTGCTGGATGGCGCCAGCAACTGGGCCCAGGGCGGCATCGCCGCCGTGCTCGATTCCGGCGACACCCACGACCAGCACGTCGCCGACACCCTGGTCGCCGGCGCGGGACTGTGCGACGAGGCGGCCACGCGCACCATCGTCGAGCACGGCCGCGAAGCGATCGAATGGCTGATCGAGCAAGGCGTGCCTTTCACACGCGACGACAGCGCGGAACTGGGTTTCCACCTGACCCGTGAAGGCGGCCACAGCCAGCGCCGCATCATCCACGCGGCCGACGCCACCGGCCACGCGGTCCAGGTCACGCTCGAACAGAAGGTGCGCGCCCATCCGAACATCACGCTGTTCGAGCACCATTGCGCAATCGACGTGATCACCTCCGACAAGCTGACGCCCACCGGCGTTCACGGCGGCGCGCCCAGCCTGGTCGGACAACCGCGCTGCCACGGCATCTACGTGCAGGATGAGCAGAGCGGCAAGGTGCTCACTTTCGAAGCCGAGCACACCGTGCTGGCTACCGGCGGCGCCGGCAAGGTGTATTTATATACGACCAATCCCGACACCTCGACCGGCGACGGCATCGCGATGGCCTGGCGCGCCGGTTGCCGCGTGTCGAACATGGAATTCATCCAGTTCCACCCGACCTGCCTGTATCACCCGTATGCGAAATCGTTCCTGATCTCGGAAGCGGTGCGCGGCGAAGGCGGCCTGCTCAAGCTTCCGCCGGAAGCCGGTACGGCCGGCGGCACCCGCTTCATGCCGGCCCACGACGAACGCGGCGAACTGGCCCCGCGCGACGTCGTGGCGCGCGCCATCGACTTCGAGATGAAAAAGCGCGGCCTCGACTACGTGCACCTGGATATCTCGCACCAGAGCCCGGCATTCATCAAGGAGCACTTCCCGACCATCTACGCGCGCTGCCTCGAGTTCGGCATCGACATCACCCGGGAGCCGATCCCGGTCGTGCCGGCCGTGCACTTTACCTGCGGCGGCGTGGTCACCGACCTGGCCGGGCGCACCGACATCCCCGGCCTGTACGCGGTCGGCGAGACGGCCTATACCGGCCTGCACGGCGCCAACCGCCTGGCCAGCAACTCGCTGCTCGAGTGCCTGGTGGTCGGGCGCGCCTGCGCCCAGCAGATCGCGGCCTCGCCGCGGGTCGATTCGCCGCGCCTGCCGGCCTGGGACGAGAGCCGCGTCACCAACGCCGACGAGGAAGTCGTCATCGCCCACAACTGGGACGAGCTGCGCCGCTTCATGTGGAATTACGTCGGCATCGTGCGCACCACCAAGCGCCTCGAGCGCGCCAAGCACCGCATCAAGCTGCTTAAAGAAGAGATCGACGAGTATTACCGCAACTTCCGCGTCACCAACGACTTGCTGGAGCTGCGCAACCTGGTCGAAGTGGCCGAGCTGATCGTGCGCAGCGCGCTGTCGCGCCGCGAAAGCCGCGGCCTGCATTATTCGCGCGACTACCCGGACACCTTGCCCAAGGCGCTGCCGAGCGTGCTGACCCCGCGCCGGCGTAACTGA
- the nadC gene encoding carboxylating nicotinate-nucleotide diphosphorylase, whose protein sequence is MSSLHNPFAAEGAVDETLQRAFEQNILAALLEDVGSGDLTGKLVPVAPRAQARVIVREQAVLCGAPWFEGVMLAVDQDIEIDWKYAEGDLMAADSVVCTISGSPRSLLTAERGALNFLQLLSGVASATRVYVDVVKGTNAKILDTRKTLPGLRQAQKYAVRVGGGANQRMALYDGILIKENHIAAAGGITPAVKAAMALEAGVSIQVEVESIAELEEALQAGAVSILLDNFDLQMMRDAVRTNAGRALLEASGGINMQTVRAIAETGVDRISIGSLTKDVKATDYSLRIVG, encoded by the coding sequence ATGAGCAGTTTGCACAACCCATTCGCCGCCGAGGGCGCGGTCGACGAGACGCTGCAGAGGGCTTTCGAACAAAACATCCTGGCCGCGCTGCTGGAAGACGTCGGCAGCGGCGACCTGACCGGCAAGCTGGTCCCGGTCGCGCCGCGCGCGCAGGCGCGCGTGATCGTGCGCGAGCAGGCCGTGCTGTGCGGCGCGCCGTGGTTCGAGGGCGTGATGCTGGCTGTCGACCAGGACATCGAGATCGACTGGAAGTACGCCGAGGGCGACCTGATGGCGGCCGATTCCGTCGTCTGCACGATCAGCGGTTCGCCGCGTTCGCTGCTCACCGCCGAGCGCGGCGCGCTGAATTTCCTGCAGCTGCTGTCGGGCGTGGCGAGCGCCACCCGCGTCTACGTCGACGTGGTGAAAGGCACCAATGCGAAGATTCTCGACACGCGCAAGACGCTGCCGGGCCTGCGCCAGGCGCAAAAGTATGCGGTGCGCGTGGGCGGCGGCGCCAACCAGCGCATGGCGCTGTACGACGGCATCCTGATCAAGGAAAACCACATCGCGGCGGCGGGCGGCATCACGCCGGCCGTCAAAGCCGCGATGGCGCTCGAGGCCGGCGTGTCGATCCAGGTCGAGGTCGAGTCGATCGCCGAGCTGGAAGAAGCCTTGCAAGCCGGCGCGGTGTCGATCCTGCTGGACAACTTCGACCTGCAGATGATGCGTGACGCGGTACGCACCAACGCCGGCCGCGCGCTGCTGGAAGCCTCGGGCGGCATCAACATGCAGACCGTGCGCGCGATCGCCGAGACCGGCGTGGACCGGATCTCGATCGGCAGCCTGACCAAGGACGTCAAGGCGACGGATTACTCGTTGCGGATCGTGGGCTGA
- a CDS encoding DMT family transporter, giving the protein MTQKLTPSTIVLLTVPPLLWAGNAVVGRLVREAVPPMTLNLLRWAIALGVLLPLAWSTFRAPGALAGVRARWPRYLLLGLLGIGMYNSLQYLALRTSTPINVTLVASGVPVWMMLVGRIVYGVAVRPWQVAGAVLSIAGVLVVLCRGDAAGLLALRLVAGDLFMILATIAWSFYSWMLLQPKDEPALRANWAAFLAVQVAFGILWSGAFSGVEWTLCAHPIAWSGMLLAALCFVGLGPAVLAYAMWGAGIRRGGPGLGAFFMNLTPLFAALLSSAFLGEPPHAYHALAFGLIVAGIVVSSRR; this is encoded by the coding sequence ATGACGCAAAAGCTCACGCCATCCACGATCGTCCTGCTCACCGTTCCGCCGCTGCTGTGGGCCGGCAACGCCGTGGTCGGCCGCCTGGTGCGCGAGGCGGTGCCGCCGATGACGCTCAACCTGCTGCGCTGGGCGATCGCCCTGGGGGTGTTGCTGCCGCTCGCCTGGAGCACGTTCCGGGCCCCGGGCGCGCTCGCGGGCGTACGCGCGCGCTGGCCGCGCTATCTGCTGCTCGGCCTGCTCGGCATCGGCATGTACAACTCGCTGCAATACCTGGCGCTGCGCACCTCGACCCCGATCAACGTGACCCTGGTCGCTTCCGGCGTGCCGGTGTGGATGATGCTGGTCGGGCGCATCGTGTACGGCGTCGCGGTGCGGCCCTGGCAGGTGGCCGGCGCGGTGCTGTCGATCGCCGGCGTGCTGGTGGTGCTGTGCCGCGGCGACGCTGCCGGCCTGCTGGCGCTGCGCCTGGTGGCCGGCGACCTGTTCATGATCCTGGCGACGATTGCCTGGTCCTTCTACAGCTGGATGCTGCTGCAGCCGAAGGACGAGCCGGCGCTGCGCGCCAACTGGGCAGCCTTCCTGGCCGTGCAGGTGGCCTTTGGCATCCTGTGGTCGGGGGCGTTCAGCGGGGTCGAGTGGACGCTGTGCGCGCATCCGATCGCGTGGAGCGGCATGCTGCTGGCGGCGCTGTGTTTCGTGGGCCTCGGCCCGGCGGTGCTGGCCTACGCGATGTGGGGCGCCGGCATCCGCCGCGGCGGTCCCGGCCTAGGCGCCTTCTTCATGAACTTGACACCGCTGTTCGCGGCCTTGCTCTCGTCCGCCTTCCTGGGGGAGCCGCCGCATGCCTACCACGCGCTTGCCTTCGGCCTGATCGTGGCCGGGATCGTGGTCTCGAGCCGGCGCTGA
- a CDS encoding alpha/beta fold hydrolase, whose product MPSLNANGIRIAFDTAGDPKAAPLLLIAGVGQQLTAWPDEFVEGLVELGFYVIRFDNRDCGLSTKFEHAGTPSLPLAWLKSKLHLPLRPPYSLQDMADDAVGVLSALGVARAHVVGVSMGGMIAQLLAAKYPSRVLSLTSIMSSSGRRGLPGPTPAVRHAMLRRPKSAGDLDAVVEHAVRLLQTIASPAYPTPEKQLRRRVARALRRNRNPSGAARQLLAITACGDRAGQLRTIVAPTLVIHGAADPMLPLACGIDTANAIPNARLEVIEGMGHDLPTQLNERLLALIDTHAHGKMTPDSTPRLFVKQ is encoded by the coding sequence ATGCCGAGTCTGAATGCCAACGGCATCCGGATCGCCTTCGATACCGCGGGCGATCCGAAAGCCGCGCCACTGCTGCTGATTGCCGGCGTCGGCCAGCAATTGACCGCCTGGCCCGACGAGTTCGTCGAAGGCCTGGTCGAGCTCGGCTTCTACGTGATCCGCTTCGACAACCGCGACTGCGGCTTGTCCACCAAGTTCGAACATGCCGGCACCCCCAGCCTGCCGCTGGCCTGGCTCAAATCGAAGCTGCACCTGCCGCTGCGCCCGCCCTACAGCCTGCAGGACATGGCCGACGACGCCGTCGGCGTGCTGTCCGCGCTCGGCGTCGCGCGCGCGCACGTGGTCGGCGTGTCGATGGGCGGCATGATCGCACAGCTGCTCGCGGCCAAATACCCGTCGCGGGTGCTGAGCCTGACGTCGATCATGTCGAGCAGCGGCCGGCGCGGCCTGCCGGGCCCGACGCCGGCGGTGCGGCACGCCATGCTGCGCCGCCCCAAGTCGGCCGGAGACCTCGACGCCGTCGTCGAGCATGCGGTGCGGCTGCTGCAGACCATCGCCAGCCCGGCCTATCCGACGCCGGAAAAGCAGCTGCGGCGGCGGGTCGCGCGCGCGCTGCGGCGTAACAGGAACCCCAGCGGCGCCGCACGCCAGCTGCTGGCGATCACCGCCTGCGGCGACCGCGCCGGCCAGCTGCGCACCATCGTCGCGCCGACGCTGGTGATCCACGGCGCGGCCGACCCGATGCTGCCGCTGGCCTGCGGCATCGACACCGCCAACGCCATTCCCAACGCGCGCCTGGAGGTAATCGAAGGCATGGGCCACGATTTGCCGACCCAGCTGAACGAGCGCCTGCTCGCCTTGATCGACACCCATGCCCACGGTAAGATGACGCCCGACTCCACACCGCGGCTTTTCGTCAAACAGTGA
- the nadA gene encoding quinolinate synthase NadA yields the protein MNDIVPIKTFEYDRPVGGVCSTAEAWARTPSPLEVAEKTALKERIKRLLKEKNATLVAHYYVDADLQDLAEETGGCVSDSLEMARFGRDCASTTLVVAGVRFMGETAKILSPEKTILMPDLDATCSLDLGCPADEFAAFCDQHPDRTVVVYANTSAAVKARADWMVTSSIGLDIVKHLHEQGKKILWAPDRHLGAYIQKQTGADMLLWQGSCLVHDEFKGIELDLLRAEYPDAKVLVHPESPAAVVAQADVVGSTTQLIDAARNSSATHFIVATDNGILHKMRMAAPGKHFIEAPTAGNSATCKSCAHCPWMAMNGLQNLAEVLETGANQIHVDPEVGRQAKRAIDRMLNFAAAKKARALPSGALEQEARLFSGVGPA from the coding sequence ATGAACGACATCGTACCGATCAAGACTTTCGAATACGACCGCCCGGTGGGCGGCGTCTGCTCGACCGCCGAAGCCTGGGCACGCACGCCGTCGCCGCTCGAGGTCGCAGAGAAGACCGCGCTGAAAGAGCGCATCAAGCGCCTGCTGAAGGAAAAGAACGCGACGCTGGTGGCGCATTACTACGTCGACGCCGACCTGCAGGACCTGGCCGAGGAAACCGGCGGCTGCGTCTCCGACTCGCTGGAAATGGCGCGTTTCGGACGCGACTGTGCATCGACGACGCTGGTCGTGGCCGGCGTGCGCTTCATGGGCGAGACCGCCAAGATCCTGAGCCCGGAAAAGACGATCCTGATGCCGGACCTGGACGCGACCTGTTCGCTCGACCTGGGCTGCCCGGCCGACGAGTTCGCCGCTTTCTGCGATCAGCACCCGGACCGCACCGTGGTCGTGTACGCCAATACCTCGGCGGCGGTCAAGGCGCGCGCCGACTGGATGGTGACCTCGTCGATCGGCCTGGACATCGTCAAGCACCTGCACGAGCAGGGTAAAAAGATCCTGTGGGCGCCGGACCGCCACCTGGGCGCCTACATTCAAAAGCAGACCGGCGCCGACATGCTGCTGTGGCAGGGTTCCTGCCTGGTGCACGACGAGTTCAAGGGCATCGAACTGGACCTGCTGCGCGCCGAGTACCCGGATGCCAAAGTCCTGGTGCACCCTGAATCCCCGGCTGCGGTCGTGGCCCAGGCCGACGTGGTCGGCTCGACCACCCAGCTGATCGACGCCGCGCGCAACAGTTCGGCGACACACTTCATCGTCGCCACCGACAACGGCATTCTGCACAAGATGCGCATGGCCGCGCCGGGCAAGCACTTCATCGAAGCGCCGACCGCCGGCAACAGCGCCACCTGCAAGAGCTGCGCGCACTGCCCGTGGATGGCGATGAACGGCTTGCAGAACCTGGCCGAGGTGCTCGAAACGGGCGCCAACCAGATCCACGTCGACCCGGAAGTCGGCAGGCAGGCCAAGCGCGCGATCGACCGCATGCTCAATTTCGCGGCCGCGAAAAAAGCCAGGGCGCTGCCGAGCGGCGCACTGGAGCAGGAAGCCAGGCTGTTCTCGGGCGTGGGGCCGGCATGA
- a CDS encoding NAD-dependent protein deacetylase — protein sequence MAEAFTIHDPIHGVIHDHAARLAEFLDNYPRALVLTGAGLSTASGIPDYRDRDGTRRGKPPIHGPDFRKHEYVRRRYWARSMIGWPVLSRARPNPGHLAIAALERLGNIGSVLTQNVDGLHGQAGSHSVLELHGNIHTVVCLECSALFPRAFIQGQLGDMNPHMLHTEATPLPDGDASVEPAELADFRLPWCTCCGGTLMPNVVFFGDNVPPARTAIALDQMERADALLVVGSSLMVYSGFRFARMAQASGKKIAAINLGRTRADDLLDIKIEESSEQLLPLVAALLEQRRPDTVRPSIQLDGGTL from the coding sequence ATGGCCGAAGCATTCACGATCCACGACCCCATCCACGGCGTCATCCACGACCATGCGGCGCGGCTGGCCGAGTTCCTCGACAACTATCCGCGTGCGCTGGTACTGACCGGGGCCGGGCTGTCGACCGCGTCCGGCATCCCCGATTACCGCGACCGCGACGGCACGCGGCGCGGCAAGCCGCCGATCCACGGCCCCGACTTTCGCAAACACGAATACGTGCGCCGGCGCTACTGGGCGCGCAGCATGATCGGCTGGCCGGTGCTGTCGCGCGCGCGCCCGAACCCGGGCCACCTGGCCATCGCCGCGCTCGAGCGGCTCGGGAACATTGGCTCGGTGCTGACCCAAAACGTCGACGGCCTGCATGGCCAGGCCGGCAGCCACAGCGTGCTCGAGCTGCACGGCAATATCCATACGGTCGTGTGCCTCGAATGCTCGGCGCTGTTCCCGCGCGCCTTCATCCAGGGCCAGCTCGGGGACATGAACCCGCACATGCTGCACACGGAAGCGACCCCGCTGCCGGACGGCGACGCCTCGGTCGAGCCGGCCGAGCTGGCCGACTTCCGCCTGCCCTGGTGCACCTGTTGCGGCGGCACGCTGATGCCGAACGTGGTCTTTTTCGGCGACAACGTCCCACCCGCGCGCACCGCGATCGCCCTCGACCAGATGGAGCGCGCCGACGCCTTGCTGGTGGTCGGCTCCTCGCTGATGGTGTACTCGGGCTTTCGCTTCGCGCGCATGGCCCAGGCGAGCGGCAAGAAGATCGCTGCGATCAACCTGGGGCGGACGCGCGCCGACGACCTGCTCGACATCAAGATCGAAGAATCGAGCGAACAATTGCTCCCACTCGTGGCCGCGCTCCTCGAACAGCGCCGTCCTGATACAGTCAGACCATCCATTCAACTCGACGGGGGAACACTGTGA